A segment of the Pseudalkalibacillus hwajinpoensis genome:
TAGTATATTACTCGTTTGATTTTCACTAAAAAGTCCTGAAAACTAACGATGACATCACCCATATTGAGTGATGTCATCTTTTTTATTATCTTATGTTAGTTTTCTAGCCCATTCCCCCACCTGGATCTCTAACCATCTTAGTGGTGATACCAGAATCAGTGGAGTCTCCTTTAACAAAATCATAATGAGCAAAAGGTGAGAACATAAATGCAACAATAGTTAAACTAGCAATAAAACGTGTTGTTTTAGACAACGTAATCCCCCTTGCATGAAATTATTCAACTATATTATACCATAGTAAATTGAAAAAATTTCCCTTAAATTCCAATTCACCAAATTAATTCTAACTTTTCATCTTTATCTTTACTAAGCTTCTGCAATTGAATAAGAGGCAATTTAAGATAGAATTTATTCCCTTGTTTTCTGAAAAGCTCAAGAGATTTTCTATACAGTAAAGCATCATTCTCTAGCAATCCCTTATAATAAATCTGAAAAGCAGATAGTCGACCATTCTTTTTTTCTAAGTATTCAAGTAAATTATGCGCCTCTTCTTTCTTTCCTTCTTTAACCATTAAATGAAGCCGTTCTCCATCATTAAGCTGCCTCTCTTCTTCCACATTCTTTGACCAGTAGACCATAGCAAAATCGTATGTTTTGTTAATTTCTTTTTTACGGGCAATCATCGTCGGGGAAGAATATTTTTCTAAAATGCTCAGACCAGCTTTAATGTTGTTTTCAATTTCATCGAAGTTTTCAAACAAATAAGATTGTCCTAAAACATGATAACCTGTCGATACAAACAACGGAAATTTCGTTGAATAACCCCCTCTTGTAAGCTCAAGCGCTGTTTTCCTTGCATTCTCTAAGTCATTATCTCTTAAGTAACCATGAGCGTAACCTTCAAGCATCCGAACGTAATAGGCTTCCTTTATGTAAGGATCTGAAATTGTACTAATGACTTCAGGGAGTTCCTTTGTTAATTTCAACATGCTACCATGTTCATCCATATCAAAGTAAGCGTACATTTTAATAATATGGACCAAGATGCGCATTTCATTTTGTTTTAATTTACGTTGAGTCGTCAAATCTTCTGTTGCTTTGAGAAGTTCGGCTCCTCGTAAATTTCCTTTGATTCTCATCAGTAGTAAGTAATAAACTGCCGCCCATTCATCATTTGGACGTTTTCCATTCAGTTCTTTTTCAATAATATATTGAAGGATCTCAGTTTCTCCGTTCATATACGCATATTCCAAACCTAATCGTAAATTAATTGGGCGATCTGTAGATCGAATAAAACCAAACAACAATTCCCTTTGAGTTTCTACATCATTCTCGTATACCAACTCGATTAATTTTGTGAAATGGAATAAACCTATTCTTATTTGTTCACCTTCAGAGAAATATTGAGTAACTGCCCCTCCTGATACTTTAAGAGCTTTGGCAATATCATTATTCTTAATTCTCATCCTTTTTTTATCCTGGCATATTTTCTTCATCAGGTCGTTACTCATACTAGTTCCCACCACCATCATTAAATTTTAGTAGCAATTACTGCTACAGGAAAATCATGTGAGAGCTATAAATATAGCTTAGCAAAAAGTAGTTACTTTAAGTATTGGGAAATGTATAGTAAAAACTGCTCAT
Coding sequences within it:
- a CDS encoding AimR family lysis-lysogeny pheromone receptor yields the protein MMVVGTSMSNDLMKKICQDKKRMRIKNNDIAKALKVSGGAVTQYFSEGEQIRIGLFHFTKLIELVYENDVETQRELLFGFIRSTDRPINLRLGLEYAYMNGETEILQYIIEKELNGKRPNDEWAAVYYLLLMRIKGNLRGAELLKATEDLTTQRKLKQNEMRILVHIIKMYAYFDMDEHGSMLKLTKELPEVISTISDPYIKEAYYVRMLEGYAHGYLRDNDLENARKTALELTRGGYSTKFPLFVSTGYHVLGQSYLFENFDEIENNIKAGLSILEKYSSPTMIARKKEINKTYDFAMVYWSKNVEEERQLNDGERLHLMVKEGKKEEAHNLLEYLEKKNGRLSAFQIYYKGLLENDALLYRKSLELFRKQGNKFYLKLPLIQLQKLSKDKDEKLELIW